CCGAGACGGTGCCGTACTTCATGGTGACGAACCTCGCGCGCACCCTGAACGAACTCAAGGAACGCAACATCTGGTGCATCGGCACCAGCGACGATGCGCCCAAGACCATCTACCAGGTGGACCTGAAAGGCCCCGTGGCCCTGGTGCTGGGCGCGGAGGGCGACGGCATGCGCCAGCTCACGCGCAAGACCTGCGACGAGCTGGTCTCCATCCCCATGAAGGGCGCGGTGGAGAGCCTGAACGTGTCGGTGGCCAGCGGAGTCTGCCTGTACGAGGCCCTGCGCCAGCGCACCGTCTGAACCCGGTCTTTTCGCCATGCCGCCCGTGCCAGCCTCCGAAGCCGCGTGGAGCGGCTCGGGCGACCTGAACACCGCCATCGTCTGGGTCCACGCCGCGCAGCGCATCGTGGTGCTGACCGGCGCGGGCGTGAGCGCCGAGTCTGGCGTGCCCACGTTCCGCGATGCGCAGACCGGGCTGTGGGCGCAGGTGCGTCCTGAAGACATGGCCAGCGAGCCCGGCTTTCGCGCCGATCCCGCGGGTGTCTGGGCGTGGTACGAGCACCGCCGCGCGCTGCTGCAGGGCGTGCAGCCCAATGCGGGCCACGGGGCGCTGGCGGACTTTGCCCGGCGCCATCCCGGCCGCCTCACGCTGGTCACGCAGAACGTGGATGGCCTGCACCAGATGGCCGGCAGCGAGGGCGTGCTGTGCCTGCACGGCGAGCTGCGCGGCAACCGCTGGCTGGACGATCCGCGCGGCTGCTGCGATCTGGCCCACGCCGAGGCCGGCGCACCGCCGCGCTGCGCCACCTGCGGCAATCTCGTGCGCCCGGCCGTGGTGTGGTTCGGCGAGTCGTTGCCGATCGACATCCTCGGCCAAGCGGAGGAGGCGGTCAGCGCCTGCGACCTGATGCTGGTCGTGGGCACGGCCGGCGCCGTGTATCCCGCGGCCGGCCTCGCCCACATGGCCCGGCGCATCGGGGCGCGCGTGGTCATCGTCAACCCGGCGCCGAGCGAACTCGACGGCACGGCCCATGCGGTGCTGCGCGGTCCGTCGGCCGAAGTCTTGCCCCTGCTGCTGGGCCGGGATCGCCCCGCAGGCG
This region of Acidovorax sp. GBBC 1281 genomic DNA includes:
- a CDS encoding SIR2 family NAD-dependent protein deacylase, which codes for MPPVPASEAAWSGSGDLNTAIVWVHAAQRIVVLTGAGVSAESGVPTFRDAQTGLWAQVRPEDMASEPGFRADPAGVWAWYEHRRALLQGVQPNAGHGALADFARRHPGRLTLVTQNVDGLHQMAGSEGVLCLHGELRGNRWLDDPRGCCDLAHAEAGAPPRCATCGNLVRPAVVWFGESLPIDILGQAEEAVSACDLMLVVGTAGAVYPAAGLAHMARRIGARVVIVNPAPSELDGTAHAVLRGPSAEVLPLLLGRDRPAGDTPPAAAPR